From the Papaver somniferum cultivar HN1 chromosome 2, ASM357369v1, whole genome shotgun sequence genome, the window aattgacttcacaaccgagagactgacctcccactgtggtcgccaattgtttacgtgtgaaaattgtttctgcggtttttggtaaatttgggtgtgtgtgagtgagaaacgaatctaaaccctaaacaaatgcattgtaCGGGAGTGATTTCTGATtccagagatcaatctgtacaaattctggcctaaaccaagaaatagccgttccagacttgcttcggtcacaaagtgaaggagatggggttgatcttagggagggaagcgaagaaggtgttgagattgtgaaggtgttggatgtttatgacttgtatcagaatatcgatcTGGCTtgaaataatgtaagcaatcagctctgggtgtttgaatacgttgtatcaacacttgatttctgtttgtattggaaatagggaggagaacctatttatacaagccattgagcataaccctcatctctcgtgggaactggagtgatggaatagtgaggtcgtgttagtgtcacacgatcagtcttttcccacttctcccatcatcactaaccgtccatgtcttcctgacacgttcttgtgatggcgcgttgcacgctgcacgctgtaagccgccagaccaataccccagtaagtatccccaagtttgtgacatgcttgatgtctcgagtgtgtggatcgtgggacccacaggaagtagcatcatgtccaaccatcttaAAGCTAAACGGAGTAAGTctcggattaagcgtcttaaaatagcatcacgtccaaccatcttcgagtgatcgtttgaaggccgcatgggcgagctatctcctggccaatcactccctgtggaagagtggcgggcGGTGATCATAGGGATGCTTTACTGGTCATCTAGCTATTAACCTAGGAtatccgaccaagctagcgaagttggacggaaaaGATGGCTTAAGACCCTCacctgcgaccgttgatggaatattaggttttttaagaggtgcgcaagcatccatCTTTGGCTCAATCGAACTCGAGCCTGGGCGCcacttttggtgggaccgattggTCAGGCGCGTAGACGGCCTGTCAATGTACATGTCTATGCTGGCTCGTCTCATGAAGgtacgatctaggccactcagttTGACCGGCAAAGGTGGGTGGTTGAGATCAGTTTTCGACAGAAATCCGTTGCTGCAAAGGAATCGGAAACCGCGCGACATGTCTACTTTGGGTTCGCGTTTCGAGGCGTTcgttcatgcgtgtagatgggcccacattgatcacgttgacatgcttgggaccttttaagtctatatctacaccctccactTAAgtttgcgaagatggacgctcgtcatcgattaacgacacatgtaacatgccacaaaccctaattagggttttggatcggtcgtgcgtatgcaacttcaaccaaacggtttggcaagctatgctcCTCCCTTGGGGAGGCCGATCATGCGGGTCCCACGTTGGACCGGCGGTGAGCGTGTGTGTACCTGTCCCACGGTCATAGGCTTGatttaagccatccaaccatgcttgcaAAGTTgggtggtcgtgatcaatttaagacactagtggacttccaaggcttttaaagcatcacgccagccatgttttgagcaatcttttattgctccatggcttggtcGTGAGAGAGCCGATCGGGTAGGTGAAAAGTGGGCCCCCCAACGTGCATACTAACGCTTCTCTAATCAATTGCGAGATGATCCAATCCGTCCAACttggcttgcgaagttggacggtcgtgacttCCTTGAGACTGTTTTTGACAGCCTTGCGCATACAAGCCACTTCATACCAGCTCGACCATACCTCTtcagggctggcgtttggtggctGTTTGGGGGCATAGCACGTGTTGGACCGGCCAGGGGATacacgggcccgctggtggtcattgcggtgatagcctgctcctgctgaggatcgtctaggctggttaaatcatgtggccaacctgcgtggtcgtgattgtttctgagactgacatgggaagtccagatttcccttaggaaatatgctcaatcAGGCTAATATAACAcatcgagagatgtagcctgtacggatatttcgtgcatgcctcaatactgacacttggagattcgtgttactctgctaaaagcaacactcagtcgtcatgccgcgccaataatgagagttatgcgggaacaacacaggaaatacaatgctaatcatgcattaattaataatgttataaatccacagaatatcgggattgttgttacatgctccgttctgggtgtatttaattcacagaatactaggattgttgccacatgctccattctaggtgaattagtaaagtgaagaagtatttatCACTCAGgtagctttatcctctgcagaatgtcagcgtattaaatttggcttttacaattttagacctaaactaaaatccaccatcaacagtatgtCAATTTCATTATCAAATTAAGATGCCAAAACACGCGCTTAAATCGCTTGCTAAAATAAGACTTCTGAATAATCTAGATTTAGGTATGGGTGTATGATGGAATAGTTCAAGTTACCCCTAAAGTAATGAAGGCGACGATTGAACCTTACACGAAGATAACATCTGTCATTATAGTTTAGTATTTGAAGATTTTATTTCCTTTAGATAATCATCACTTTCTCTATCCATTCATCTAATtgtgaaagaaaagaagtatcAAATAAGGAGTTTGAACTTAGTACAAAAACTGGACCATTATAATTAATCGAAGTGTTAAAGGAATGTAACATAACATTGGAATTATAATACTCTTTGTATGGTTTTCGAAGTTTTTTTTTGACAAACTTTCGAAGAATCCATGGTTGGTAATGTCATATGTTCTTAGTCCTCACTGTTGATATTTCAAAAATATAAGAGATGTAATTTTCCAAGACTGCTTTAGTTTCCTGAAAATTTAAAACTTGATTTTCGAAAACTGACATGCTGGTCAGAATACGTGCGCGTTGCCATATTTTTGAAAACTAAACCTTTAATTTTTGGAAGTCAGAAAATAAACACGTACTGCTCGTTGCCAAGGTTTATATTACCTAATTTTCGAAATTTGACGTCTGAACTATTTGAGGATGACAAGGTATTTGGCGTCTGAActattcttacaaacttatccattGACACGCTGCCTAACCGTTTGTGTGAGAAACCTGATATAGGAGATTAATctgattaggtgaaatctcttgcaTTGCCTTCATATAAAGTCTTCATTGATGGTTGAATAACACTTCAGTAAACCTTTAGAGATTAGAAAAAAATGAACTATATTGTTGCTACCGGTTAATTAAAACCGTCTGTTCTATACCAGAGCAAACTTTTTAATATCACAGGTCATTTCGAAACAAGAATATTGAGGGTCTTCGGTTTAGTTACTGTTGGTTTAATAATCGTAGCAAATCGTACCATGTGCATCCCCAATTGTGGCAACTAAGTCTAAGAAAAATACACCACAGTGCTTCCACTTTAAGTTTTTGGTTTTGAGGGCTCACAAGAGGACACAACAAAATTTTTATCCTATTAATTTTGTTGATGACTAGAATACACTCGATTAACTGGTgctaatgaaattaattattcAAACTAATTAAGATTAGTAATTAGATTAAACTAATAATTTGATTTATAGTTAGTATTTGAAAATCAAGATTTATTTCTACCAAGCGGTCGATTCTCCACCGCTTAGTAGAGACTCGACCTCACCTGCACTTAGCCAGGTCAGTTTACTGGTTTGCCTTCTCCATAATAGGTGCAAAACTGGGGAACTGATCAGTTTGCTATGCGCATATGAACTGGCCTAAGGGTTCCAAGCTTTTGATTTTGAGTGCTCCTATGGATGCAAATATTATATGTAAATAAGGAGGACTTAATCTAtcataaaaaaacaaaactacCATTTATAACTAACCTAATTATCGTTAAATAATTAACCTAAATTTAATTAAAAAGcaaaaacttcaaaaaaaaaaattgtttctttctctcttcttctccttcatcttcttcaatgacgattaatgatgatgatgaatcccaAAAAAAGAAGAATTGAACAATCAAACATTAGTTAATCAGCCAATATGActtcaattaggtaagaatcgaaaaacTCATCATTTTGATTGCATGAATAGGTTAGATTTGATCATGGGATTTAAAAATTAGTTTCAGAATTGTATACGGCTGGGAAATCAGTATTTCCTAACCGTAAATCAACTCTGTGGTTGGGAGAACAAGAACTCCCACCCGTAAACCAATACTACTGTTGAGAAAATATGAACTCCCCACCGTAAATCACTTTGAGTTTGCCTACAGTTGGGATTTCCACACCGCATATAAAATTTATGAGTTTGTCAACTATTGGGAAATTTGGGTTCCCAACCGTATATAGTGCTTACAGTTAGGTTTCTCAACCGTATACAGTGCTTAAGGTTAGATTTCCCTATCgtaggttaattttacgaaaccAAAAAACCTAGCGGTCAAGATTCGATAGCCAACGGTGAAGACTCGTATGCCCAGTTATCCCATCCGACGGTCCTAAATTCACGTCATATAAATGCCCAATTCCAATTTCGTTTCAACTCACACCTTCATTTCAATTTTCATTATTTCACTCCAATTATCGTTCTTTCATTATATAAATTCAATATGGCATTTTAGGGTCGTAGATTTACCTGAAGATGAATGCATTTTGCAGGAATTTTGCTTTTGTTACACTGGATAGTTCAACCgtgtacaaaaacaaaaaaaataaataaatcacttTTTAGGAAACCATATTACAATGATTTCAAGAAAAAACATTGAACCTCAATAATCGAGATGCACAAAAGTTGTATTTTCGCTTCCAACTAATCAATAAGGATGTAAACTTATTTGTTGCTGCACTTATTCAAGGCAATCGAATCCGAAGAAATGGTGAAAACAAAATTGATGTGGAGCAAAGGTGTCGAGCATAATAGCGCCACAAGAACGGAACATATTTTCAATTCGAAAGCTATTATCAAGTCTTGAAAGTGTTGCCTAAAAATGATACATTTAATCAAGTTAATTAAGTTAAATTTAATTTTAATGACATCTAATTCTCAATGTTACTTTTTCATAAATCTTACCCTCGAATTAATTTACATTAATGCATCTTTCGTAAATTTAGATAATAAGATATAAACTAGACAATCATAACTTAAAATAAAGACTTTTAAAAATAAAAGTTAGGGATAATGTTTTTCATCttatttatcttcttcatttcacataaCTTTCGATCAATGTGCTTATGAACGGAGTTTCCTTTATTTATCTTCGTCTTTGTCGTTAAATTGCTTTTCCTTGATTTTCCTTACGTTGAACTCTTTTTTGTCTTTTCTTAGCTgcaggtttgatttggttaatataCAGAACTTGTAGATTTCTTTGCTTTTTACATATTTCTTTGTTACTGTCACATATCTTGCTAACAGCGGCTTTAAGCACCACTCTAGAAAAATCAAGTCGGGTTTTAGATCCTGTCATTTGAATTCTTTTGGGAGAAGATATagagaatttttctttttataaaattTTTTGGTCAAATCATGTGTTTGAAATTCACATATTTTTAGTGATAGAAAAATAGTTGTTGGAAATAGAATACCAACCGTGCAGTGGAGTCTAAACCGCTAGCGGTGTAGTCTCTACGGCCAGCGGTTTAGCCTTTACCGTCTATCGCTTATCCTTTTTCGGAGAAAAAGGTTATATTAAGGAGAAAAACCTTTACAAAAAGTAAAGGAAGTTATACAGTCATAAAAGTCTCCCAATTGCTCCAAATGAGACTAGGAGAAACATACTTAAAAGTCTTTATCGCTTATACTTGTTACCATAGTGGCGCGGCCAATTTGGCCGTATGTTTGGGTTTGGCACCCATAGGAACCTGCCTtgtaattagattcattttaatATCCTCGTTTAGTTGGGGGCCCCTAAAAATAATTAGGGGCCCTGACCAATTTATATCCACACCAAAAGTTTTAGGAGGGTTCCAAAAGGtggtgaaaatactattttacccttactactTAAAAACCTATCCTCCCCTCCCTTTCTCTCCCACCCGAGTTCTCCCCCTCTCCTCCattaatgacaaaaaaaaaaatcttcgtcGGTTCATCGTCGTAATCGTCGATACGAAAAACTTTAATCTGGGAAGAGAATTAGAAGAATAAATAGCGCCGAttagaaagtaagtgaactaagaccctcctttgttttgattttttttggggTTTTGATTGTGAAATTGAGGTCTGGAACCGATTTTTTCCAGTTATGGTGAGTGGGTCGTTACTCTGTATTTTCTTAAACCCTAACGATTCTTCATATGCATGTTAactctatgaaaaatcgttaagctATATGATGTTTAAGTTAACGACCCTAATTCTGCTACTACAATTTTTTGCCCTAGATTTGGGTCGTTACCTCTGTAATCAAATCTATTGACGACCCTAATTCTTCTAAGAACAGTCTCTCTGTCTTAAAAATTAGAAGTGTCGTTAATAGATATATTCGAGTCGTCATTGAACTCTTATGGTTTGGATTAGAGTCGTTACTCTTAGTTGACGACCCTAGTTGCAAAACAGAAATACtcactgtccaaaatattgatagGGTCGTCACATTATTTGTTAGTGTCGTCATGTTTTCTATTAGAGTCGTTTCTGTTTTAAAGAATAAGGTGACGACCCTTGTTCTGATAGCATGAAATACTCAACTGATTTGTTCATTTTTTGTGTATGTCCCTGGTTTGATCCAGACCGTATGACTACAAGTATGACGACCCTAAGTGTTACATTTTACAGggagttttggttttagagtcgttCATGTGTTAACCAAAAAACATAACGACTCTGGGTGACCTAGATAAAAAGGGTCGTCAATCTGTATCAcactaccctaacgatttttcataacctggaaaagttgcaggtttgggtCGTTATTAGTAGTGTCAATATATTGACGACCTCACagagtcgtttgggtatacaccccCCTACTCTGACGATCCTTAcactgagttgttccatagtggGGATGATTTGATCATTTGGAACAACAAACACACAAATCGAAGGGTATAAGATGTTTACCTGATTATTTTGAgcttggggttcctcattttgagggttggttccttcatttGTACCAATATTCATGGCTTCTtctattaacatctcttcatcaaacatccaatagttgagacaatctcaccttcaacacaatcatgtttgttatttgaagcttcaccaacatcatttccttCACTACAATCActcatttctaaaaaccctaattttccccacaaaaactcctcttcttcttctccatacaAAAACACTACCTTTCCCCCTCCCCCACCTCAAATTTTAACTTAAACAaactaatcattaacactaatcatttagggATAGTTTAGCCATTTCAAAAAATGGGATAAATATTGCTATTTCATTATCCTTTTTGTTTTTTAGTGcaggcccctaattgtttttagGCCCCCAATTAAACAAGGTTTAATATTCATTGCCCTAATCCAGAGGGGGCCACGGTTTTCTTTTTACGCATAAAACTTGACATTTATCTGGCTCGTGGGGAAAAGGGGAAGGAACCCCTCCTATAGTGCTTGCGTGTAGGTATGACAGCTCTGGAAAAACACGGAGATAACACGAGTCAAGAGCTGAAAACTCATTTTCGGACCGACTTCTAGTTCtcgttctaggtttttctttctctctcatgaTTTTACGACATCaaacataaaaaaagaaagaaagggaaTTCTAAAAATTCTACCCTCTCTGAGCTGATCCAAATAATGCTCTGAAAAAGTCGAGTAAAAATTAGGGTCTTACTTATTCTGGTTTAATGTCTCGAGCTCCATCAACACTGATGACAAATTTCTCAGATGGAAATATCATTGATTTTATTGATAGTAAAAACGTTGAAATTCGTAATGTAAGAAAAGTTTCTTTTTTTACCCTATCTTGTTCAtctttttcaatttgttttctataTACTGCTTCAATTTCTTCGATTAACTTGCATATGTTTTGTTACCAAAAATCATGTTTTAGTTACGGAAAATATCATTTTGTTTTTCAAGTACTAGTTATTATTGTTGGACTCAAGTATAAGTGACAATCAAGTATTTAATTCACTACCTATTTGATAATTTGATAAGCAAGTTCAGGAAATTTCCTAACACTAAATGAGTAGaaaaatattaaacattcacccCCAGAAATCttaattttgtaaattaataaGCTATTCCATACTCTTAATTTCTTTTAAACTTAAAACAAGCACTAAACTTTTATCATGAGTCTGATGGGGTCTTTAGGATATGTTTGCATTGTCATAATTTTTGCGCTGGCATATGACTTCTTTTCTTATATAATGTTGAACTACATGAAGGGTTATATTTCACATTGTCTTAGACTCTGAAAGAGAGCTAAAATTGTATGACTTTCTTGTTGGATAGGATATTAATCACCGGTTGCAAATGCACTCCTCTTTGGTACGAAGGCTTTCCTTTGAGAGGGAGTTGGAGGTATGTTTGACTATAAACTCCAAACATGGTTAAAGTACTACTGAGAAATTGCACTGTATGCTATCCTAGTAATAACCTCATTTTTGTTTGAAATGTGGTTGTTTACTGTTTAATTTGGTTAGTATTGGTTTGTAGATACATCTCTTCTAGCTTTTGTAGAGGAAATAGTATTCAAGCTAGATTTTCTAAATGACATAATCTCTTACAACATAGGACaagtaagaaaaataaaaataatacttgCTAAGcaccttcttttgtttttaaaaaatgCCCTGCAAGGAAATCAGGCACAAAGGATATAACTATTAGATTTTTCATTCATTGACTAATATGGTTATCTAAGGTTGAACTGTCATTTTTAACAGGGTCATCAGGGTTGTGTTAACAGTGTGGCATGGAACTCAAGCGGATCACTCCTTATATCTGGATCAGATGATGCGCTAGTATAATGCTTCTAACCTCTATCTTCTTCATTCACCCCTGTTGAATGTTCTTACACTTTCCCCCCTAGGTTCCATGCTTCTTAACTTATGCAAGGGATTTGCGCTTTTGCGCACTCCAGGATTTTTTCTGCTTCACTTTTATATGGATCCCTAATGCTTGCACAATTTGTTGCAGATTAATATTTGGAGTTATTCAAGCAGGAAGCTTTTGCATAGTATAGAGAGTGGACATTCTGCAAACATATTCTGCGCAAAATTTGTTCCTGAGACTTGTGATGAACTTGTGGTGTCTGGAGCAGGAGATGCAGAGGTAATCTTCAGATGAAGAATAATTTCAAGTATTATGCAAAACCAAAGTGCATTTCCATGTGCTTGGTGAGTTGTGGTAGAAAACATTTACTGATTTCTTTTCAGGTCCGCCAATTTAACTTATCTCTCTTAACTACGGGAAAACCTGGAGAGAACGCAATAGAACCTTCAGCGTCCTTTCATTGCCACTCAAGGAGAGTGAAGAAGCTAGCTGTAAGATCTCGTTGCAATACACTCTATTCTATGACTTGAACTTTTGCTAAGATAAGTACGATTAGCAGTGAACGTAGTCAAGTATCACAGCTGTAATAGTGTGTGCTGTTGGTTTAAATTTTTCTGGAACTACTGGTTATTTTGCAGGTGGAAGTTGGGAATCCTAATGTTGTATGGAGTGCGAGTGAAGATGGAACTTTGCGGCAGCATGACTTCAGGGAGGGTACTTCTTGTCCTCCAAATGGATCATCTCACCAAGAGTGTCGTAGTGTTCTGGTGAGTAATTGATTCTATCTTTTCGAATTACATATTTCATGTTAAAATCTTGCCAATTTCAGCCATATGCAGTTAATCGACCATGACTTGCTTTATACCATTTGAGATCTGCCCCTTTTTTAATCACCAGCATACCCATTTTTTGGGTGCACATGTGTGATTCTTTTTCTACATTATTTACTTTGTCGTTGAAGATCCTTGATCTTTACGTTTAGTTTTCAATGACAGCTTGATATGCGTTCTGGAGCGAAAAAATCACTAGCTGATCCTCCTAAACAATGTTTGTCCTTAAAATCTTGTGACATCAGTACCACTCGCCCACATTTACTCCTTGTTGGTGGCAGGTGCTTTTCATGCTAATTTAGTATCTAAGCCATTTGATACTTTTGTTTGGATCAGCTGATCATATGTAATTTAAACTTTTTATGCAGTGATGCTTTTGCTCGTTTATATGATAGAAGGATGCTTCCACCACTTAGTTCCTGTCAGACTATGACGAAGCCCCCGCCGTGCATTGGTTACTTCTGTCCGATGCATCTTTCTGATCGTGTTAGTTTATTATTACTTATAAGTTTGTGGTATCTTCAATTAGCCATGGGAATTTCCATGTTTTGAGCTTTAGTGGTCCTAACTGCCATTGTAGTAATTTCTGACACGCCTAGCTAATCACATTCTTTTCTTCCATATATTCTATCAATGGGTGTTCTCCTTGTTGAGATCTATATGCATCCAACCCCAGGATGTGACTTGTCAGAGCTATAATGTAATGATCTCCTGCAGGGCACAATTTCGATGATTTGCTTTGTTTCCACTGAGTGGGATTCTATTATTTTCCGTCACATACTTGAAAGACAAATACAAGATATCTCAATCacgtttttttattttgtttttgcagCGAACTCCAAGTTTACACCTGACTCATGTTACTTTTAGCCCAACTGGAGAAGAAATTCTTCTTAGCTATAGTGGCGAGCATGTTTACCTGATGGATGTGAACACTGGTACTTCCAATTTACTTGAATGTCAATGTTTTTTTCTTGCGGTCATAACTGAGACTAttttaggatgcattgtttttgtTGTTAGTGTTGTACTCCCACGTCTATGGTATGAAGATGACCACTAAAAATATCCTGTTCTGTTATCTTGAGTTCACTACTTTACGTGATAAAGCCATACAAAAATTATGTGATACTTGAAGATAGTTAGTCAGCATTCTGATGGTATGTTTGGTACTTCCATGGTACTGTTATCGGGCTATTTCCATGGGATCATTAAATATCAAATGATTGGTCCATCGTCTGAAAAATGGGTCGAACCTTGAATGGTAATGCATACATATATTCACCagaagtaaaaaaagaaaaagagaggatTACTGGGTAAATATTTTGTGTCTTCTTAAATCCAAATGCTTTGTCTTAATGTTAGCAAGGTCCAAAACTTGAACCTACTATGTGTTTTACATGGATGAGATTACTGTTAAACCATTTGCTCAGCGATATGTATGGGGACCAGTACACATACGAATGTGTTGGATCAGTTGACAATTTTTTCATCTTTATGCTTTCAGGGGGCGACATTGTCACGAAGTATTCCGTGGATGATGTTTCAGAGCAATATAAGCTGGTCCCTACAACCAGTAGAACCACGACCGAAGCGCCGGCACCACAAGTCTTTGGGAAGGATATACGACGAAGAAGAAGGAATTCCTCTGATATGGTTTGTTATGTTTgtcctgatatatatatatatatatatatccaatcTGCTAACACTTTTGCTATTTCAACCTGGTTGTTACAGCTTAGCAAATGCAAGGAGTTAGTTGAAATTGCTGAAGCATCCTTAAGAGAATCAAAAAACTATTATGGTATTGAAGCATGCAATGAAGTACTGGATGGGAATGCTTCTGTTATCGGGCCAAAGCTGAGGCATGAGTGCTTATGTACTCGGGCAGCATTGCTCCTTAAGGTTCCCTTCATAAATATGTTCACTTAGGTAAAACTCATTTATAGTTGCTGTTCAGTAACCTGTGGTAATAAACAGTTTGTTTTTTTTCTCTAGAGGAAGTGGAAAAATGATACCCATATGGCGGTAAGAGATTGCAACAAAGCTCGAAGCATTGATCCTTCGTCATTTAAGGCACACTTCTATATGTCGGAAGCTCTTTTGCAGGTAATTTGATAGACTGAACTGGtagttaagttttttttttattattgttattttcgTGACTCTGTGGACTACTCGCCTAATAAATTACACAGAGACGTCAAGGCATAGTTGTATCACCTCTGGCTATATTCTTTTTACCCCTTACTTCGACTAGGTTGGATCCTGCCATGGACATTTCATCTCCTTTTTTCGTACTGCTATGCTCAATATCAATTACTGTGTTTCAGTTAGGGAAACATAAGGAGGCTCTGGAGTACGCTATAGCTGCACAGCTTTTGGCTCCATCAAATACGGAAGTGGCAGAGAGAGTGATCAGTATTAAAGAACATCTTGCCGCAGGTAAGAATTATTCTACTGTTCCattcttttggtatgttgtactAAAAAAGCAAGAGTTTAGCACATCTTGCTTGAAGAAAGTGgtaggaagaagaaaaaatagagaATATGTTTGTTTGTTTTCCCTTTGAGGATTCCTTTCAATATGTGCAATTTTCGATTGTAGCATATACATCATGCTTTCAGTCAAAACATACTTCTTAATGTCTGTTTATGCATATCTATAAAATTCTATGTCTTCTTTGTTTTGCTTGATAGCTGAAGCTGAAAAGAGTAACACTAACGTTGGGCAATCACAGTCTGAAGCTCGACCAGGAAGAATGCAGACAGCGATTGACGTACTGAACAGTGATGCACCAGTAGATGATGTAAGATCCAGAGAGGATTCTGACTATGAAGCAGAAGTTGAACTAGATTTTGAAACGTCAGTGTCAGGTGATGAAGCAGATTCTGCACATTCTGGTCCTCATATAAATTTTAGATTTCGCCGGAGAAGCGACTCAGCTAGAGAAAGTAGCTGTACAAATGGCTCCTGCGGATCCACCTCATCCTCATCGTCTCAAAATGATAACACATCTTATCAGGTTGTTATAATGCTTATTGCCAATCATTAAAGTTGAACAAAAACATTCATAGTTTCATGGGTTGTTGAATTGCTGAACGATAATCAGTCATGTTTTATTATGTATTCTCATCTCTTTGTATCATTCTTG encodes:
- the LOC113349683 gene encoding WD and tetratricopeptide repeats protein 1-like; amino-acid sequence: MSRAPSTLMTNFSDGNIIDFIDSKNVEIRNDINHRLQMHSSLVRRLSFERELEGHQGCVNSVAWNSSGSLLISGSDDALINIWSYSSRKLLHSIESGHSANIFCAKFVPETCDELVVSGAGDAEVRQFNLSLLTTGKPGENAIEPSASFHCHSRRVKKLAVEVGNPNVVWSASEDGTLRQHDFREGTSCPPNGSSHQECRSVLLDMRSGAKKSLADPPKQCLSLKSCDISTTRPHLLLVGGSDAFARLYDRRMLPPLSSCQTMTKPPPCIGYFCPMHLSDRRTPSLHLTHVTFSPTGEEILLSYSGEHVYLMDVNTGGDIVTKYSVDDVSEQYKLVPTTSRTTTEAPAPQVFGKDIRRRRRNSSDMLSKCKELVEIAEASLRESKNYYGIEACNEVLDGNASVIGPKLRHECLCTRAALLLKRKWKNDTHMAVRDCNKARSIDPSSFKAHFYMSEALLQLGKHKEALEYAIAAQLLAPSNTEVAERVISIKEHLAAAEAEKSNTNVGQSQSEARPGRMQTAIDVLNSDAPVDDVRSREDSDYEAEVELDFETSVSGDEADSAHSGPHINFRFRRRSDSARESSCTNGSCGSTSSSSSQNDNTSYQPETVVDMKQRYVGHCNVGTDIKQASFLGQRGEYVASGSDDGRWFIWEKRTGRLVKMLSGDEAVVNCVQCHPFDCTIATSGIDNTIKIWTPEAPVPSIVAGVSVGPEMADVLSAMETNQNKLSRNRNVLPFELLERFRMHEFAEGTLHPFECAQT